The following are encoded in a window of Acidobacteriota bacterium genomic DNA:
- a CDS encoding N-acetyltransferase has protein sequence MTIRPEQPEDVAAIRQVIEAAFGRAAEADLVDSLRANDKAVVALVAESDGQIVGYILFSEVTLETNPPAIRIIGLAPLAVAPAWQKRGIGSQLTETGLTACRAAGYDAAIVLGHPAYYPRFGFVPASRFGLRSEYDVRDEVFMAMELRTGALAGCCGLAKYQPEFNEV, from the coding sequence ATGACCATTCGCCCCGAACAACCTGAAGATGTCGCGGCCATTCGCCAGGTCATAGAGGCTGCGTTTGGCCGCGCTGCTGAAGCCGATTTGGTGGACAGCCTGCGCGCCAATGACAAAGCCGTCGTTGCGCTAGTGGCCGAATCCGATGGGCAAATCGTCGGGTACATTCTGTTCAGCGAGGTGACGCTTGAGACCAATCCGCCAGCCATCCGCATCATCGGCTTGGCTCCGCTGGCGGTGGCTCCGGCCTGGCAAAAACGTGGCATTGGTTCACAACTGACTGAAACCGGTCTGACGGCCTGTCGCGCTGCGGGCTACGACGCGGCGATTGTGCTGGGGCATCCCGCCTACTATCCGCGTTTTGGATTCGTACCCGCCAGCCGCTTCGGACTTCGCAGCGAATACGACGTGCGCGACGAAGTGTTCATGGCAATGGAACTGCGGACGGGCGCTTTGGCAGGCTGTTGCGGCCTGGCCAAATATCAACCCGAATTCAACGAGGTGTGA
- a CDS encoding peroxidase-related enzyme (This protein belongs to a clade of uncharacterized proteins related to peroxidases such as the alkylhydroperoxidase AhpD.), with protein MAIENPEQISWFPVPAEDEVHESLRGLFRKAKETLGFVPNVFRVYSYRPERLIGWFGHYKQLHVPSANLNAAEREMIAVAVSMANGCLYCLVAHGAALRQTLGDPIQADRITLDYKRAGVGPKMEAVLDYATKLTLSPLDCLQDDLEHLKSVGLTQAEVWDVVEIAAMYNFTNRMAAATGMIPNREYHGLVR; from the coding sequence ATGGCAATCGAGAATCCAGAGCAAATCAGTTGGTTCCCCGTGCCTGCCGAAGATGAAGTGCACGAGAGTTTGCGCGGTCTGTTCCGCAAGGCCAAAGAGACGCTCGGCTTCGTGCCCAACGTCTTTCGCGTATACAGCTATCGGCCCGAACGGCTGATTGGCTGGTTCGGACATTACAAGCAATTGCATGTGCCGTCCGCGAACCTCAACGCCGCTGAGCGCGAAATGATCGCGGTGGCGGTTTCGATGGCGAATGGTTGCCTCTATTGCCTCGTCGCCCACGGCGCGGCCTTGCGTCAGACGCTCGGCGATCCGATTCAGGCTGACCGCATCACGCTGGATTACAAACGCGCCGGTGTCGGCCCCAAAATGGAAGCCGTGCTCGATTATGCGACCAAGCTGACGCTGTCGCCGCTCGACTGTTTGCAGGACGACCTTGAGCATTTGAAAAGCGTTGGCCTGACGCAGGCAGAGGTTTGGGATGTGGTTGAGATCGCGGCGATGTATAACTTCACGAACCGCATGGCGGCGGCGACGGGGATGATTCCGAACCGGGAATATCACGGGCTGGTCAGGTGA
- a CDS encoding YcaQ family DNA glycosylase, translated as MKPPLISTEAARRLFLGAQGLLADPARKATHTTLAKLIEQIGFVQLDSINYIERAHHLTLGSRLDGYRHEHFTRLLEQDRHLFEHWTHDAAAIPTAWFVHWKPRFARYETRLRNRWWGPRMGEQPERTLAHVRERIAREGPLRSQDFEHDRQGKAAGWWDWKPQKTALEYLWFTGELLVTRRDKFQKVYDLTERVLPAVTMLGAPTEAEHLEWACRTSFERLVIATPKEIAEFWHAIPLVQARQWCTQAAKSGEIVAVLIESGHGEPPRAAFALHDWQARLRNLPDAPDRMRLLSPFDPVMRDRARVTRLFGFDYRFEAFVPAPKRQYGYYVLPLLEGAQLVGRIDSKFQREHDTLAVRQVFWEPQLKVTKARRKKLDAALARLAHLIGASQVEWQ; from the coding sequence ATGAAGCCTCCACTAATCTCCACCGAAGCCGCGCGCCGTTTGTTTCTCGGCGCGCAGGGCTTGCTCGCCGATCCCGCACGCAAAGCGACGCACACGACGCTCGCCAAACTGATCGAGCAAATAGGCTTCGTGCAACTCGATTCGATTAACTATATTGAGCGCGCGCATCATCTGACGCTCGGCAGCCGGTTGGACGGCTACCGGCACGAACACTTCACACGCTTGCTCGAACAAGACCGGCATCTGTTTGAGCATTGGACGCACGATGCAGCGGCGATTCCAACGGCGTGGTTTGTGCATTGGAAGCCGCGCTTTGCCCGTTATGAAACGCGGCTGCGAAACCGCTGGTGGGGGCCGCGCATGGGTGAGCAACCGGAACGAACCTTGGCGCACGTGCGCGAGCGTATTGCGCGCGAAGGGCCGTTGCGTTCGCAGGATTTCGAGCATGACCGCCAAGGAAAAGCCGCTGGCTGGTGGGACTGGAAACCGCAAAAAACGGCGCTCGAATATCTCTGGTTTACTGGCGAATTGCTGGTGACGCGGCGGGACAAGTTTCAGAAGGTTTATGACCTGACCGAGCGCGTCTTGCCCGCCGTTACCATGCTCGGCGCGCCAACCGAAGCCGAGCATCTCGAATGGGCCTGCCGCACGTCGTTCGAGCGATTGGTAATCGCCACACCCAAAGAAATCGCCGAGTTCTGGCACGCCATCCCGCTTGTCCAAGCACGGCAATGGTGCACCCAAGCGGCAAAATCTGGCGAGATCGTGGCGGTGCTGATCGAATCCGGCCATGGCGAACCACCGCGCGCCGCCTTTGCGCTGCACGACTGGCAGGCGCGGTTGCGCAACTTACCCGACGCCCCCGACCGCATGCGCTTGCTCTCGCCGTTTGACCCTGTCATGCGTGATCGCGCCCGTGTGACAAGGTTGTTCGGCTTTGATTACCGCTTTGAAGCTTTTGTGCCCGCACCGAAACGTCAATATGGTTATTACGTGTTGCCGCTGCTCGAAGGCGCGCAATTGGTTGGGCGTATTGATTCCAAATTTCAGCGTGAACACGACACCCTGGCTGTGCGTCAGGTGTTTTGGGAACCGCAGCTCAAAGTAACCAAAGCACGCCGGAAGAAATTGGACGCAGCATTGGCGCGACTGGCGCACCTGATCGGCGCGTCACAAGTGGAATGGCAATGA
- a CDS encoding PIG-L family deacetylase — MKRTIIATLLLCVLGSLNWPPPHSTAAQERKLRIISFGAHPDDAEIGSSGTAALWAAKGHAVKLVAVTNGDIGHFKEGGGELYRRRKAEVERAAKLLGYTVELLDNHDGELEVTLENRKKITRLIRGWNADIVISHRPNDYHPDHRYTGVLVQDAAYMVTVPNFCPDTPHLTKNPVFLYSWDRFDKPNPFTADVVVDIDSVMEKKLDGLLGMVSQFYEGGANGDESLLNKDPQFVKQRWQTVRDGWVNRQKGIANRYRAQLNEWYGAARGGKVQHAEAFEICEYGRRPDKAELKRLFPFYD, encoded by the coding sequence ATGAAACGCACGATCATTGCTACGTTGTTGCTGTGTGTGTTGGGCAGTTTGAATTGGCCGCCGCCTCACTCGACGGCGGCGCAAGAGCGCAAGTTGCGCATCATCAGTTTTGGCGCGCATCCCGATGACGCCGAGATTGGTTCGTCGGGCACGGCGGCGTTGTGGGCGGCCAAAGGCCACGCGGTCAAACTCGTCGCCGTCACCAACGGCGACATCGGCCATTTCAAAGAAGGCGGTGGCGAACTGTATCGCCGCCGCAAAGCCGAAGTTGAACGCGCCGCTAAGCTGCTGGGTTACACCGTCGAATTGCTCGACAACCACGATGGCGAACTCGAAGTCACGCTCGAAAATCGCAAGAAGATCACGCGCCTCATTCGCGGTTGGAACGCCGACATTGTGATCAGCCATCGGCCCAACGATTATCACCCTGATCATCGCTACACTGGCGTTTTGGTGCAGGACGCGGCTTATATGGTCACGGTGCCGAATTTCTGCCCCGACACGCCGCACCTGACAAAAAATCCGGTCTTTCTGTATTCGTGGGATCGTTTCGACAAACCCAATCCCTTTACGGCTGACGTAGTGGTTGACATAGACAGCGTGATGGAAAAGAAACTCGACGGCCTGCTCGGCATGGTTTCGCAGTTTTACGAGGGCGGCGCGAATGGCGATGAATCGCTGCTGAACAAAGACCCGCAATTCGTTAAACAACGCTGGCAAACCGTGCGCGATGGTTGGGTCAATCGTCAAAAGGGCATCGCCAACAGATACCGCGCGCAACTTAACGAATGGTACGGCGCGGCGCGCGGCGGCAAGGTGCAACACGCCGAGGCGTTCGAGATTTGCGAATACGGGCGGCGGCCCGACAAGGCGGAACTCAAAAGACTCTTTCCGTTTTACGACTGA
- a CDS encoding crotonase/enoyl-CoA hydratase family protein, with protein MSIQIEQQGSVTIISLSRPQARNAVDRATAQALAEAFRAFDADETASVGVLYGDHGTFCAGADLKAIAAGQGNRVEPEGDGPMGPSRMLLGKPVIAAISGYAVAGGLELALWCDLRVAEADAVLGVFCRRWGVPLIDGGTVRLPRLIGLSRALDLILTGRPVGAEEALEMGLVNRVVPKGEARVAALALAQELARLPQACLRNDRLSAYEQFDLRLDEAMTNEFQHGLDSLAAGAQAGAARFATGAGRHGSFHD; from the coding sequence ATGTCCATCCAAATCGAACAGCAAGGTAGCGTCACGATCATCAGTCTGAGCCGCCCGCAGGCACGCAATGCCGTAGACCGCGCGACGGCGCAGGCTTTGGCCGAGGCGTTTCGCGCTTTCGACGCTGACGAGACCGCCAGCGTCGGCGTGTTGTATGGCGACCACGGCACGTTTTGTGCCGGTGCCGATTTGAAAGCTATCGCCGCCGGGCAGGGCAATCGTGTCGAACCAGAAGGCGACGGGCCGATGGGGCCTTCGCGCATGCTGCTCGGCAAACCGGTCATCGCGGCTATCAGCGGTTATGCCGTCGCGGGCGGTTTGGAATTGGCACTCTGGTGCGACTTGCGCGTGGCCGAAGCGGACGCCGTGCTGGGCGTGTTTTGCCGCCGCTGGGGTGTGCCGCTGATTGATGGTGGGACGGTGCGGCTGCCGCGCTTGATCGGCTTGAGTCGCGCGCTCGATTTAATTTTGACCGGCAGGCCGGTGGGCGCGGAGGAAGCCTTGGAAATGGGCCTGGTCAATCGCGTTGTGCCGAAGGGTGAAGCACGAGTGGCGGCGCTTGCTTTAGCGCAAGAGTTGGCGCGCTTGCCGCAGGCGTGTTTGCGCAACGACCGGCTGTCGGCGTATGAGCAGTTCGATTTGCGTTTGGATGAGGCCATGACAAATGAGTTCCAACATGGCCTGGACTCGCTCGCAGCGGGCGCGCAGGCAGGCGCGGCGCGCTTTGCCACTGGGGCAGGGCGGCACGGCAGTTTTCACGATTGA
- a CDS encoding ankyrin repeat domain-containing protein codes for MIQPNELKKTRPLELHNGIVSTTTDVWNMLVASQNGDLARVKELAQHCPELLTCQYDYTSPLHLAVREGHLELVRYLIAQAGIDPNYKTHPFLELLVTVAADREYAEILAFLEQSIADSTLLRTWEDIGKIERGKDETVRRFQAAVDHNRLTEVEALLKDRPELALDEDTFWGEGILAMPAKAEAFEMLELLMRYGARVPDISKWAKEYYFKKYESAVFLLEHGMNPNHMNWRHVTLLHDLAFKGEVRKAGLLLDYGADINPIDEENRSTPLGYAAHWGQQEMVTLLLERGADVNKAGATWAMPLAWARKKGHAEIAALLQQHGAS; via the coding sequence ATGATTCAACCCAATGAACTGAAGAAAACGCGCCCGCTGGAGCTTCACAACGGCATCGTCTCGACCACCACCGATGTCTGGAATATGCTGGTTGCCAGCCAGAACGGCGATTTGGCGCGGGTGAAAGAATTGGCGCAGCATTGCCCGGAGCTGCTCACTTGCCAATATGACTACACCTCACCATTGCACTTGGCGGTACGCGAAGGACATCTTGAACTTGTCCGCTACCTAATCGCGCAAGCCGGGATTGATCCGAACTATAAAACCCATCCTTTCCTGGAACTGCTCGTGACAGTTGCTGCTGACCGAGAATACGCCGAGATTTTGGCATTTCTGGAACAGAGTATCGCTGACTCCACACTGTTACGCACGTGGGAAGACATCGGGAAAATTGAGCGCGGCAAAGATGAAACGGTGCGGCGCTTCCAAGCAGCGGTGGATCATAACCGGCTCACCGAGGTCGAAGCCCTATTGAAGGATCGCCCTGAACTCGCGCTGGATGAAGATACGTTTTGGGGCGAAGGCATATTGGCAATGCCCGCAAAAGCTGAAGCCTTCGAAATGCTTGAATTGTTGATGCGCTACGGCGCGCGCGTTCCCGACATCTCCAAATGGGCGAAGGAGTACTATTTCAAGAAATACGAGAGTGCGGTCTTTCTGCTGGAACACGGCATGAATCCTAATCACATGAACTGGCGGCACGTCACGTTGCTGCACGATTTGGCGTTTAAGGGAGAAGTTCGCAAGGCCGGCTTACTGCTCGACTACGGCGCGGACATTAATCCGATTGATGAGGAGAACCGATCCACACCACTGGGCTATGCCGCACACTGGGGCCAGCAAGAGATGGTCACCCTTTTGTTGGAACGTGGCGCGGATGTGAACAAAGCGGGTGCGACGTGGGCGATGCCGCTGGCTTGGGCGCGGAAGAAGGGGCACGCCGAGATTGCAGCTTTGCTGCAACAACACGGAGCGAGTTAA